From a region of the Cololabis saira isolate AMF1-May2022 chromosome 8, fColSai1.1, whole genome shotgun sequence genome:
- the zc3h11a gene encoding zinc finger CCCH domain-containing protein 11A isoform X1 gives MTMTNHGDDCYFFYYSTCTKGDGCPFRHCEAAMGNEMVCSLWQEGRCYRPVCKFRHMEITKNRKEIPCYWETQPAGCQKPHCAFFHEGPRCIDGVYVPPDKGLSRSDQQPPEEPAPPPAVAPPPPNPQLRGVIKTEAQEPVPSPTHPPVVINPADDDEDEDDQFSEEGEDGRVGPSPRKSARSGEPLDFGVSTLEEIRLRRALEASLRRAGYPLQSPGYQSPGNPLQSPGYQSPGYPNGDKDVLQPLMQLRVPEAAAGPRPRGSVAERLGRKVPDPGSRGGRGQQLRRSLARRLGGVVHEEAEPPAPPQEGKSVKERLGSVLGTGSPPRKSLRTRDPVLETRNQPVLETRNDPGSGTGTGPQQIRIKTLDQIRQEKAAKTRNPDPRPGSDPLDPEGPGTGPARARSGSRTGSRTGSRRTVALKESSIIRVKTFSEVMRAQRRREREPGRNRSPGKEPGRNRSPGKEPGRNRSLGKEPGRNRSPGKEPGRNRSPGKEPGQNRSPEMSQAEPDPARPSSENRVRVKTLQEIRREKAERLQARQDQNRSGTEDDGGAKKARLLPPRAVPVQSGGTGADEPETEPGQRSPAAAAQTRNQVQNQVQVQNQVQVKSFQEIMEEKRRRKQEMEEQNKDPAGAEPGQNRAGGGALKRKLPPLDQDQDQDPASTGSGTGTGPGPVRKILSLKARAAASRTDAEAAVAVETGASREVPAAPQGPAAPQVPPQGPALPQGPAAPQVPAAGASGDGSQNGSPEHASNCKVRPKLNVRPSVVRPSAPVKPGPKRRGGRSAVAAVKPLSSSAPALEEPQEEAPQGPPQEPQGPPKEEPPQEEPRRRDAQQVPREQLQTFSPVQDQDQVQVQDQDQNPDPVPVQRTGPAPPKARRASAGPGTRSCTRSGSSEPSRDLDDFEELIQQFSGDQEDLDPDIGEEDLLQELSQMIDS, from the exons ATGACTATGACCAACCATGGAGACGACTGCTACTTCTTCTACTACTCCACCTGCACCAAG GGCGACGGCTGCCCCTTCAGACACTGCGAGGCGGCCATGGGTAACGAGATGGTTTGCAGCCTGTGGCAGGAGGGACGATGCTACCGGCCCGTCTGCAAGTTCAGACACATGGAGATCACG AAGAACCGTAAGGAGATTCCGTGCTACTGGGAGACGCAGCCGGCCGGCTGCCAGAAGCCGCACTGCGCCTTCTTCCACGAGGGGCCGCGCTGCATCGACGGCGTCTACGTGCCCCCCGACAAAG GTCTGAGCAGGAGCGACCAGCAGCCCCCCGAGgagccggccccgcccccggccgtggctccgccccctcccaACCCCCAGCTACGCGGCGTCATCAAGACGGAGGCCCAGGAGCCGGTGCCGAGCCCCACACACCCCCCGGTGGTCATCAACCCGGCCGACGACGACGAGGACGAGGACG ATCAGTTctcggaggagggggaggacggCCGCGTCGGCCCGTCGCCAAGGAAGTCGGCCCGCTCAG GCGAGCCGCTGGACTTCGGCGTCAGCACCCTGGAGGAGATCCGGCTGAGGAGGGCCCTGGAGGCCAGCCTGAGGAGGGCGGGGTACCCGCTGCAGAGTCCCGGGTACCAGAGTCCCGGGAACCCCCTCCAGAGTCCCGGGTACCAGAGTCCCGGGTACCCCAACGGGGACAAGGACGTCCTGCAGCCGCTGATGCAGCTACGAG TCCCGGAGGCGGCGGCGGGTCCGAGGCCGCGAGGCAGCGTGGCGGAGCGGCTCGGCAGGAAGGTTCCCGACCCGG GTTCCAGAGGTGGGCGGGGCCAACAGCTGAGGCGGAGCCTGGCCCGGCGGCTGGGCGGAGTCGTCCACGAGGAGGCGGAGCCACCGGCGCCGCCCCAGGAGG gGAAGTCGGTGAAGGAGAGACTCGGGTCGGTCCTCGGTACCGGGTCGCCCCCTCGTAAGTCCCTGAGGACCCGCGACCCGGTTCTGGAGACCCGGAACCAGCCGGTTCTGGAGACCCGGAATGACCCAGGTTCCGGTACCGGTACCGGCCCGCAGCAGATCCGGATCAAGACCCTGGACCAGATCAGACAGGAAAAGGCTGCCAAGACCCGGAACCCCGACCCgcgacccggttctgacccgctGGACCCGGAGGGACCTGGTACCGGCCCGGCCAGGGCCAGATCCGGGTCCAGAACCGGGTCCAGAACCGGGTCCAGGCGGACCGTGGCCCTGAAAGAATCCTCCATCATCCGGGTCAAGACCTTCTCCGAGGTGATGCGGGCCCAGAGGAGGCGGGAGAGGGAACCGGGTCGGAACCGCAGCCCGGGGAAGGAACCGGGTCGGAACCGCAGCCCGGGGAAGGAACCGGGTCGGAACCGCAGCCTGGGGAAGGAACCGGGTCGGAACCGCAGCCCGGGGAAGGAACCGGGTCGGAACCGCAGCCCGGGCaaagaaccgggtcagaaccgcaGCCCAGAGATGAGCCAGGCAGAGCCGGACCCGGCCCGGCCCAGTTCTGAGAACCGGGTCCGGGTCAAGACCCTGCAGGAAATCCGCAGGGAGAAGGCGGAGCGGCTGCAGGCCCGGCAGGACCAGAACCGGTCCGGTACCGAGGACGACGGCGGCGCCAAGAAGGCCCGGCTGCTGCCGCCGAGGGCGGTACCGGTCCAGAGTGGTGGTACCGGCGCCGACGAGCCGGAGACGGAACCGGGCCAGAGGAgtccagctgctgcagctcag accaggaaccaggtccagaaccaggtccaggtccagaaccaggtccaggtcaaGTCCTTccaggagatcatggaggagaaACGACGCCGGAAGCAGGAGATGGAGGAGCAGAACAAAGACCCGGCCGGAGCAGAACCGGGACAGAACCGGGCCGGCGGGGGGGCCCTGAAGAGGAAGCTGCCacccctggaccaggaccaggaccaggacccggcTTCCACGGGTTCtggtaccggtaccggtcctgGTCCTGTTCGTAAAATCCTGTCCCTGAAGGCCAGAGCTGCTGCCAGCAGGACGGATGCTGAAGCTGCCGTCGCCGTGGAAACGGGGGCCTCCAGGGAGGTTCCCGCTGCCCCCCAGGGTCCCGCTGCCCCCCAGGTTCCCCCCCAGGGTCCTGCTCTCCCCCAGGGTCCCGCCGCCCCCCAGGTTCCTGCTGCCGGGGCATCAGGGGACGGGAGTCAGAACGGCTCTCCTGAACACGCCAGCAACTGCAAAG tGAGGCCGAAGCTGaacgtccgtccgtccgtcgtCAGGCCTTCCGCCCCGGTGAAGCCTGGACCCAAGAGGAGGGGGGGCCGCTCCGCCGTGGCCGCCGTCAAGCCCCTGAGCAGCAGCGCCCCGGCCCTGGAGGAGCCCCAGGAGGAGGCCCCTCAGGGGCCCCCCCAGGAGCCCCAGGGCCCCCCCAAGGAGGAGCCCCCCCAGGAGGAGCCCCGCCGCCGCGACGCTCAG CAGGTTCCCAGGGAGCAGCTTCAGACCTTCAgcccggtccaggaccaggaccaggtccaggtccaggaccaggaccagaacccggACCCTGTCCCGGTCCAGAG gaccggccccgccccccccaagGCCCGCCGGGCCAGCGCCGGCCCCGGGACCCGGTCCTGTACGCGGTCCGGGTCCTCAGAACCGAGCCGGGACCTGGACGACTTCGAGGAGCTGATTCAGCAGTTTTCTGGAGACCAGGAGGATCTGGACCCGGATATCGGGGAGGAGGACCTGCTGCAGGAGCTGAGCCAGATGATTGACAGCTAG
- the zc3h11a gene encoding zinc finger CCCH domain-containing protein 11A isoform X2, producing the protein MTMTNHGDDCYFFYYSTCTKGDGCPFRHCEAAMGNEMVCSLWQEGRCYRPVCKFRHMEITKNRKEIPCYWETQPAGCQKPHCAFFHEGPRCIDGVYVPPDKGLSRSDQQPPEEPAPPPAVAPPPPNPQLRGVIKTEAQEPVPSPTHPPVVINPADDDEDEDDQFSEEGEDGRVGPSPRKSARSGEPLDFGVSTLEEIRLRRALEASLRRAGYPLQSPGYQSPGNPLQSPGYQSPGYPNGDKDVLQPLMQLRVPEAAAGPRPRGSVAERLGRKVPDPGSRGGRGQQLRRSLARRLGGVVHEEAEPPAPPQEGKSVKERLGSVLGTGSPPRKSLRTRDPVLETRNQPVLETRNDPGSGTGTGPQQIRIKTLDQIRQEKAAKTRNPDPRPGSDPLDPEGPGTGPARARSGSRTGSRTGSRRTVALKESSIIRVKTFSEVMRAQRRREREPGRNRSPGKEPGRNRSPGKEPGRNRSLGKEPGRNRSPGKEPGRNRSPGKEPGQNRSPEMSQAEPDPARPSSENRVRVKTLQEIRREKAERLQARQDQNRSGTEDDGGAKKARLLPPRAVPVQSGGTGADEPETEPGQRSPAAAAQTRNQVQNQVQVQNQVQVKSFQEIMEEKRRRKQEMEEQNKDPAGAEPGQNRAGGGALKRKLPPLDQDQDQDPASTGSGTGTGPGPVRKILSLKARAAASRTDAEAAVAVETGASREVPAAPQGPAAPQVPPQGPALPQGPAAPQVPAAGASGDGSQNGSPEHASNCKVRPKLNVRPSVVRPSAPVKPGPKRRGGRSAVAAVKPLSSSAPALEEPQEEAPQGPPQEPQGPPKEEPPQEEPRRRDAQVPREQLQTFSPVQDQDQVQVQDQDQNPDPVPVQRTGPAPPKARRASAGPGTRSCTRSGSSEPSRDLDDFEELIQQFSGDQEDLDPDIGEEDLLQELSQMIDS; encoded by the exons ATGACTATGACCAACCATGGAGACGACTGCTACTTCTTCTACTACTCCACCTGCACCAAG GGCGACGGCTGCCCCTTCAGACACTGCGAGGCGGCCATGGGTAACGAGATGGTTTGCAGCCTGTGGCAGGAGGGACGATGCTACCGGCCCGTCTGCAAGTTCAGACACATGGAGATCACG AAGAACCGTAAGGAGATTCCGTGCTACTGGGAGACGCAGCCGGCCGGCTGCCAGAAGCCGCACTGCGCCTTCTTCCACGAGGGGCCGCGCTGCATCGACGGCGTCTACGTGCCCCCCGACAAAG GTCTGAGCAGGAGCGACCAGCAGCCCCCCGAGgagccggccccgcccccggccgtggctccgccccctcccaACCCCCAGCTACGCGGCGTCATCAAGACGGAGGCCCAGGAGCCGGTGCCGAGCCCCACACACCCCCCGGTGGTCATCAACCCGGCCGACGACGACGAGGACGAGGACG ATCAGTTctcggaggagggggaggacggCCGCGTCGGCCCGTCGCCAAGGAAGTCGGCCCGCTCAG GCGAGCCGCTGGACTTCGGCGTCAGCACCCTGGAGGAGATCCGGCTGAGGAGGGCCCTGGAGGCCAGCCTGAGGAGGGCGGGGTACCCGCTGCAGAGTCCCGGGTACCAGAGTCCCGGGAACCCCCTCCAGAGTCCCGGGTACCAGAGTCCCGGGTACCCCAACGGGGACAAGGACGTCCTGCAGCCGCTGATGCAGCTACGAG TCCCGGAGGCGGCGGCGGGTCCGAGGCCGCGAGGCAGCGTGGCGGAGCGGCTCGGCAGGAAGGTTCCCGACCCGG GTTCCAGAGGTGGGCGGGGCCAACAGCTGAGGCGGAGCCTGGCCCGGCGGCTGGGCGGAGTCGTCCACGAGGAGGCGGAGCCACCGGCGCCGCCCCAGGAGG gGAAGTCGGTGAAGGAGAGACTCGGGTCGGTCCTCGGTACCGGGTCGCCCCCTCGTAAGTCCCTGAGGACCCGCGACCCGGTTCTGGAGACCCGGAACCAGCCGGTTCTGGAGACCCGGAATGACCCAGGTTCCGGTACCGGTACCGGCCCGCAGCAGATCCGGATCAAGACCCTGGACCAGATCAGACAGGAAAAGGCTGCCAAGACCCGGAACCCCGACCCgcgacccggttctgacccgctGGACCCGGAGGGACCTGGTACCGGCCCGGCCAGGGCCAGATCCGGGTCCAGAACCGGGTCCAGAACCGGGTCCAGGCGGACCGTGGCCCTGAAAGAATCCTCCATCATCCGGGTCAAGACCTTCTCCGAGGTGATGCGGGCCCAGAGGAGGCGGGAGAGGGAACCGGGTCGGAACCGCAGCCCGGGGAAGGAACCGGGTCGGAACCGCAGCCCGGGGAAGGAACCGGGTCGGAACCGCAGCCTGGGGAAGGAACCGGGTCGGAACCGCAGCCCGGGGAAGGAACCGGGTCGGAACCGCAGCCCGGGCaaagaaccgggtcagaaccgcaGCCCAGAGATGAGCCAGGCAGAGCCGGACCCGGCCCGGCCCAGTTCTGAGAACCGGGTCCGGGTCAAGACCCTGCAGGAAATCCGCAGGGAGAAGGCGGAGCGGCTGCAGGCCCGGCAGGACCAGAACCGGTCCGGTACCGAGGACGACGGCGGCGCCAAGAAGGCCCGGCTGCTGCCGCCGAGGGCGGTACCGGTCCAGAGTGGTGGTACCGGCGCCGACGAGCCGGAGACGGAACCGGGCCAGAGGAgtccagctgctgcagctcag accaggaaccaggtccagaaccaggtccaggtccagaaccaggtccaggtcaaGTCCTTccaggagatcatggaggagaaACGACGCCGGAAGCAGGAGATGGAGGAGCAGAACAAAGACCCGGCCGGAGCAGAACCGGGACAGAACCGGGCCGGCGGGGGGGCCCTGAAGAGGAAGCTGCCacccctggaccaggaccaggaccaggacccggcTTCCACGGGTTCtggtaccggtaccggtcctgGTCCTGTTCGTAAAATCCTGTCCCTGAAGGCCAGAGCTGCTGCCAGCAGGACGGATGCTGAAGCTGCCGTCGCCGTGGAAACGGGGGCCTCCAGGGAGGTTCCCGCTGCCCCCCAGGGTCCCGCTGCCCCCCAGGTTCCCCCCCAGGGTCCTGCTCTCCCCCAGGGTCCCGCCGCCCCCCAGGTTCCTGCTGCCGGGGCATCAGGGGACGGGAGTCAGAACGGCTCTCCTGAACACGCCAGCAACTGCAAAG tGAGGCCGAAGCTGaacgtccgtccgtccgtcgtCAGGCCTTCCGCCCCGGTGAAGCCTGGACCCAAGAGGAGGGGGGGCCGCTCCGCCGTGGCCGCCGTCAAGCCCCTGAGCAGCAGCGCCCCGGCCCTGGAGGAGCCCCAGGAGGAGGCCCCTCAGGGGCCCCCCCAGGAGCCCCAGGGCCCCCCCAAGGAGGAGCCCCCCCAGGAGGAGCCCCGCCGCCGCGACGCTCAG GTTCCCAGGGAGCAGCTTCAGACCTTCAgcccggtccaggaccaggaccaggtccaggtccaggaccaggaccagaacccggACCCTGTCCCGGTCCAGAG gaccggccccgccccccccaagGCCCGCCGGGCCAGCGCCGGCCCCGGGACCCGGTCCTGTACGCGGTCCGGGTCCTCAGAACCGAGCCGGGACCTGGACGACTTCGAGGAGCTGATTCAGCAGTTTTCTGGAGACCAGGAGGATCTGGACCCGGATATCGGGGAGGAGGACCTGCTGCAGGAGCTGAGCCAGATGATTGACAGCTAG